Proteins found in one Arthrobacter pascens genomic segment:
- a CDS encoding enoyl-CoA hydratase/isomerase family protein gives MADLPKEAPNTAPGGEAQAEVLFERRGRLGVITLNRPKAVNALTAGMVAAMLEQLISWADDDGVATVLVRGAGERGLCAGGDIVAIYQDILAGGDNTANFWQSEYRLNSLISGYPKPYVAFMDGLVLGGGVGISAHGSVRVVTERTRMGLPETTIGFVPDVGGTWLLAKSPGEAGTHAALTGAHLSGADALFLGLADHYVPSESLVELAVALESETAEAAVVRFTKSPPASTLEARRDWIDACYASSDAEDILRRLRETGGEAEEAARAIEEKSPTAVKVALESVRRVKGLTLDEALAQEYRVGLRFLAAPDFREGIRAQVVHKDRTPHWKPATLREVHAADVERYFAPLGNRELNLRSKEKDNV, from the coding sequence ATGGCGGATCTTCCGAAGGAAGCACCCAACACAGCGCCGGGCGGGGAGGCGCAGGCGGAGGTGCTGTTCGAGCGGCGTGGGCGCCTGGGAGTCATCACCCTCAACAGGCCCAAGGCCGTCAATGCGCTCACCGCCGGGATGGTGGCCGCCATGCTGGAGCAGCTCATCTCCTGGGCAGACGACGACGGCGTGGCCACGGTCCTGGTCCGGGGCGCCGGAGAGCGGGGCTTGTGTGCAGGCGGGGACATCGTGGCCATCTACCAGGACATACTCGCCGGAGGGGATAATACGGCGAACTTCTGGCAGTCGGAGTACCGGCTGAATTCGCTGATCTCCGGATATCCCAAACCCTACGTGGCGTTCATGGACGGGCTGGTGCTGGGCGGCGGCGTGGGGATCTCGGCGCACGGGTCGGTCCGCGTGGTCACCGAGCGGACCCGGATGGGACTGCCGGAGACCACCATCGGATTTGTGCCCGACGTCGGAGGCACATGGCTGCTTGCGAAGTCGCCCGGTGAGGCCGGGACGCATGCAGCCCTGACAGGCGCCCATTTGAGCGGGGCGGATGCGCTGTTCCTGGGCCTTGCGGACCACTACGTCCCGTCAGAAAGCCTCGTGGAGCTGGCCGTGGCACTCGAAAGCGAAACTGCGGAAGCCGCCGTCGTACGTTTCACAAAAAGTCCGCCGGCATCCACACTGGAGGCACGGAGGGACTGGATTGACGCTTGCTACGCCTCCTCCGACGCCGAGGACATCCTCCGCCGGCTGCGGGAAACCGGGGGAGAGGCCGAAGAAGCCGCCCGGGCCATCGAAGAGAAATCGCCCACCGCCGTGAAGGTGGCGCTGGAGTCCGTGCGGCGCGTGAAGGGCCTGACGCTGGACGAAGCGCTGGCGCAGGAATACCGGGTAGGGCTCCGGTTCCTGGCTGCCCCGGACTTCCGCGAAGGGATCCGGGCGCAGGTGGTGCACAAGGACCGCACGCCCCACTGGAAGCCTGCCACCCTGCGCGAGGTGCACGCGGCGGACGTGGAACGGTATTTCGCGCCGCTGGGCAACCGAGAGCTGAACCTTAGGTCAAAGGAGAAGGACAATGTCTGA
- a CDS encoding CoA-acylating methylmalonate-semialdehyde dehydrogenase, producing MVRELSHYVGGQRVSGTSGRYSDVFDPCTGQVQARLPLASREEVQNVVAAAEKAQQEWGAMNPQRRGRILLRFVDLVNQNMDELAALLSSEHGKTFPDSKGDIQRGIEVVEFAAGAPHLLKGEFSDDAGAGIDVHSLRQPLGVVAGITPFNFPAMIPLWKSGPALAAGNAFILKPSERDPSVPLRLAELYSEAGVPDGVFNVVNGDKEAVDALLEDPRVKAIGFVGSTPIAQYIYATAAAHGKRAQCFGGAKNHMVVMPDADLEMAADALIGAGYGSAGERCMAISVAVPVGDETANRLVAKLQDRIKDLKVGHSLDKDSDFGPVVAASAKERIEGYIQSGLDEGATLLADGRGLTVEGYNGGFWVGPTLFDHVTKEMKIYKEEIFGPVLSVLRASDYDEALRLCSDHEFGNGVAIFTRDGDAARDFASRVEVGMVGINVPIPVPIAYYTFGGWKASGFGDLNQHGADAFRFYTKTKTVTTRWPSGVRQGSSFVMPEGS from the coding sequence ATGGTGCGCGAACTATCCCACTACGTAGGTGGCCAACGGGTGAGCGGGACCTCCGGCCGGTACAGCGATGTCTTTGACCCCTGCACGGGCCAGGTCCAGGCAAGGTTGCCCCTGGCCAGCCGGGAGGAAGTCCAGAACGTGGTTGCCGCCGCGGAGAAGGCCCAGCAGGAATGGGGCGCCATGAACCCGCAGCGCCGCGGCCGGATCCTGCTCAGGTTCGTGGACCTTGTCAACCAGAACATGGACGAGCTGGCTGCGCTGCTGTCCTCCGAACATGGCAAGACGTTTCCCGATTCCAAGGGGGACATCCAGCGCGGCATCGAGGTAGTGGAGTTCGCGGCCGGCGCCCCCCACTTGCTCAAGGGAGAGTTTTCCGACGACGCCGGCGCCGGGATCGACGTCCACTCCCTGCGCCAGCCGCTGGGCGTGGTGGCGGGCATCACGCCGTTCAACTTCCCGGCCATGATTCCGCTCTGGAAGTCCGGCCCGGCCCTCGCCGCGGGCAACGCCTTCATCCTCAAGCCTTCGGAACGGGATCCGTCGGTGCCGTTGCGGCTGGCTGAGCTGTACTCGGAAGCCGGGGTTCCGGACGGCGTCTTCAACGTGGTCAACGGGGACAAGGAAGCGGTGGACGCGCTACTCGAAGACCCGCGGGTCAAAGCGATCGGCTTTGTAGGCTCTACCCCCATAGCCCAGTACATCTACGCCACTGCGGCGGCCCACGGCAAGCGCGCGCAGTGCTTCGGCGGGGCCAAGAACCACATGGTGGTCATGCCGGATGCGGATCTGGAAATGGCGGCGGACGCCCTGATCGGTGCCGGATATGGTTCGGCCGGAGAGCGCTGCATGGCCATCTCCGTGGCCGTACCGGTAGGCGACGAAACCGCCAACAGGCTGGTGGCCAAACTCCAGGACCGGATCAAAGATCTCAAGGTAGGGCACAGCCTGGACAAGGACTCGGACTTCGGACCCGTGGTTGCTGCCAGTGCCAAGGAACGGATCGAGGGCTACATCCAGTCTGGTCTAGACGAAGGTGCCACCCTGCTGGCCGACGGTCGTGGCCTGACGGTGGAGGGATACAACGGCGGCTTCTGGGTGGGTCCCACGCTCTTTGACCATGTCACCAAGGAGATGAAGATCTACAAGGAGGAGATCTTCGGTCCGGTCCTCAGCGTGCTCCGGGCCTCCGATTACGACGAGGCGCTCCGGCTGTGCAGCGACCACGAATTCGGCAACGGCGTGGCCATCTTCACGCGCGACGGCGACGCCGCAAGGGATTTCGCCAGCCGCGTGGAAGTGGGCATGGTGGGCATCAATGTGCCCATCCCGGTCCCCATCGCCTACTACACCTTCGGCGGCTGGAAGGCCTCGGGGTTCGGCGACCTCAACCAGCACGGCGCCGATGCCTTCCGCTTCTACACCAAGACCAAGACGGTCACCACACGTTGGCCCTCCGGTGTCCGACAGGGCTCCAGCTTTGTGATGCCGGAAGGCAGCTGA
- a CDS encoding exodeoxyribonuclease III, producing the protein MKIATWNVNSLRARADRVEAWLRRSDCDVLAIQETKCKDDNFPWELFERMGYEVAHYGVDQWNGVAIASRVGLEDVERTFLDQPAFGKAGKDPVQEARAMAATCGGVRVWSLYIPNGRSLDDEHMPYKLKWLESLKTHAQGLVTENPEAQIALMGDWNIAPLDEDVWDINLFLTQGYTHVSEPERAAFRAIEAAGFTDVVRPHTPGPGVYTYWDYTQLRFPKKEGMRIDFVLASPALASRVTGASIDREERKGKGASDHAPVVVELAD; encoded by the coding sequence GTGAAGATTGCTACCTGGAATGTGAACTCGCTCCGTGCCCGCGCCGACCGCGTGGAGGCGTGGCTGCGGCGCAGTGACTGCGACGTCCTGGCCATCCAGGAAACCAAATGTAAGGACGACAACTTTCCCTGGGAACTCTTCGAACGCATGGGCTATGAGGTTGCCCATTACGGCGTGGACCAGTGGAACGGCGTCGCCATTGCCTCCCGGGTAGGCCTGGAGGATGTCGAGCGCACCTTCCTGGACCAGCCCGCGTTTGGAAAGGCCGGCAAGGACCCCGTCCAGGAAGCCCGCGCCATGGCTGCCACGTGCGGCGGCGTCCGGGTCTGGAGCCTCTACATTCCCAATGGCCGATCCCTGGATGATGAGCACATGCCCTACAAGCTCAAGTGGCTGGAAAGCCTGAAGACCCACGCACAGGGGTTGGTAACCGAAAACCCGGAGGCCCAGATCGCGCTCATGGGCGACTGGAACATTGCGCCCCTGGACGAGGATGTCTGGGACATCAACCTTTTCCTTACCCAGGGTTACACGCACGTGAGCGAGCCGGAGCGCGCCGCCTTCCGGGCCATTGAGGCGGCGGGCTTCACGGACGTGGTGCGTCCCCACACCCCCGGCCCGGGCGTCTACACGTACTGGGACTACACCCAGCTCCGATTCCCGAAGAAGGAGGGCATGCGGATCGACTTCGTGCTGGCCTCTCCTGCGTTGGCCTCCCGCGTGACCGGCGCCTC